A window from Theobroma cacao cultivar B97-61/B2 chromosome 3, Criollo_cocoa_genome_V2, whole genome shotgun sequence encodes these proteins:
- the LOC18605676 gene encoding protein timeless homolog isoform X1 codes for MDMEGLSVICASLGILEEDQTTKQIVYTKGEHCLDALKDLLRFLRRDNPETREVFKQVCRWNIVSKNLIPIIEHWQHDRNLVLNAVKVLVFLSMPIEPSSSDVPQQIEYLWDIKFSLTGSDAVAVIVSLLEGPLENLEYEVFTEDDWKLVQLVVTLFRNVLAIQDFSLLQKAGQFLSLRDRFLELLFRENVMELIIVITQHIGGSRGYLRQDNLLLLETFHYIFMNQDPELLSKAHLKGSTEGGDAKACIDDLKSIMEEEAKKRRVSRLHHTGRHSQFSGTFTRLTMDGSTAVYKGNPDSASQNVLLKSHKGHGISTQKIVRGHGQLPSTRNNILELLHDFVNQFLSGGYNVLMKSIREDIEKEHHAIQKGDIIVFFKVAEFVTSFQYHKFLTSKPTVENPTPEVSADKCADSTFFKGDICGPIAASMNESMFQLVISRWRNAFEGLKETNDYKFLSAASSLMKNMIRMLDLVLNLFPEDSKEPRTARMLLYKLFYDQTDQGMTQFLLNLIKMFNSRKQPKSDLADLVEMMHLIIQLMENLQARGSLRVSKKSRKGRKKKVVSDNVTKSEQFEDHAAAPDGVGTSVCEQSAAYVSEKESPVKGTSDWKEDTSTPLLVDELGKSETKMECPGDLPQVDNNTPGHADDDLCCSTDDSSGDEQPATVNEVDFKVSTLTSAFANCSIIQNLCWLLKFYRSNSINTNHYILGMLRKITDDLELAPMLYQLSLLTTFYDILEEQKSCPSEEHADIVGFITSLVRNMLKKMKNQPLLFIEILFWKTRRECHYINAEYLLHELGHWKKGSKTQDSAPRNGEIGSSEASEWVGRSIADALGEDEADVVISHERGHLNESGWCSGENSMENKTGKINERKRRLVLNDDMETKLKELYENFKDHPNCIRLIAESLDPDGGILPAQVSNKLKQLGLKVAPKKRTRGSDQQGDKSTLHDSNDLEGSSQRQPLNTRKRVRAFSKDQEAMIKDLFEQYKDHRRCSYMIANALDADNMFTAAQVSRKLKQLGLHVPRQKRSEDNMHLRDEELNDLSADETCDSDNETLLSFRNRNKDKDRLFSQEFPAQNVEGRISDDTDDKTLSSVLKKTRKLPLNSKNEKLATITTRERIDKTSEVVVANDVTENDGSNQFSEIDVIFHQESRDTVNLSRVSTENIEGELAHQQAEDELADSGDDVASGSFVESTINRRKLRMVIDPEDDD; via the exons ATGGACATGGAGGGTTTATCGGTGATCTGCGCCAGTCTCGGCATCCTCGAAGAAGATCAGACAACGAAACAGATCGTATACACAAAGGGCGAGCACTGTCTAG ACGCTTTGAAGGATTTACTGAGGTTTTTAAGACGGGACAATCCAGAAACGCGAGAAGTATTTAAGCAAGTTTGCAGATGGAATATTGTTTCAAAAaacttgattccaatcatagAACATTGGCAACATGATCGGAATTTGGTATTAAATGCAG tgaaagttttagtttttctttcaatGCCTATTGAGCCTTCCTCCAGTGATGTCCCTCAACAGATAGAGTATCTTTGGGACATAAAATTTTCTCTTACGGGCAGTGATGCTGTTGCAGTTATAGTTTCTCTACTTGAAGGTCCACTTGAAAATTTGGAATA TGAAGTATTCACGGAGGACGACTGGAAATTGGTCCAGCTGGTAGTCACCTTATTTCGCAACGTTCTTGCTATCCAAGATTTTTCATTGCTACAAAAGGCTGGCCAATTTTTATCGTTGAGAGATAGATTTCTTGAACTTTTGTTCCGTGAGAATGTAATGGAGTTAATTATAGTTATAACTCAGCATATTGGTGGTTCTCGTGGCTATCTTCGTCAGGATAACTTGCTTCTATTAGAAACTTTTCATTACATATTCATGAATCAAGACCCAGAGTTACTTTCCAAAGCTCATTTGAAGGGTTCTACG GAGGGTGGAGATGCCAAGGCTTGCATTGATGATCTCAAGTCCATCATGGAAGAGgaagcaaagaaaagaagggTTTCAAGACTCCACCATACCGGTCGTCATTCACAATTTAGTGGAACATTTACCCGGCTTACTATG GATGGTTCTACAGCAGTGTACAAGGGAAACCCTGATTCTGCTTCTCAAAATGTTCTGCTTAAATCTCATAAAGGCCATGGGATTTCAACTCAAAAAATTGTGAGGGGACATGGACAATTACCTTCAACAAGGAATAATATTCTGGAACTGCTTCATGATTTTGTGAACCAGTTTCTTTCAGGAGGCTACAACG TATTGATGAAATCTATTCGTGAGGATATTGAGAAGGAACATCATGCAATTCAGAAGGGTGACATCATTGTTTTCTTTAAGGTTGCTGAGTTTGTTACTTCTTTTCAATATCACAAGTTTTTGACCTCTAAA CCAACTGTCGAAAATCCTACACCTGAAGTTTCTGCTGATAAATGCGCTGATAGCACATTTTTCAAAGGTGACATATGTGGACCGATTGCAGCATCAATGAATGAATCAATGTTCCAACTTGTGATTTCAAGATGGCGTAATGCATTTGAAGGCTTGAAGGAAACTAATGATTACAAGTTTCTATCCGCAGCAAGttctcttatgaaaaatatg ATCCGTATGTTGGATTTAGTGCTTAACTTATTTCCAGAGGATTCTAAGGAGCCTCGGACAGCTCGTATGCTTCTTTACAAGCTATTTTATGATCAGACTGACCAAGGGATGACCCAGTTCCTTCTGAATCTAATCAAAATGTTCAACTCTCGCAAGCAACCCAAAAG tGATCTTGCAGATTTGGTAGAAATGATGCATTTAATTATCCAGCTCATGGAGAATCTTCAAGCACGTGGCTCGTTAAGG GTTTCTAAAAAATCAAGGaaggggaggaagaagaaagtaGTTAGTGACAATGTTACCAAAAGTGAACAGTTTGAAGACCATGCTGCTGCACCAGATGGGGTTGGGACCTCAGTTTGTGAACAGTCAGCAGCATATGTCTCAGAAAAAGAGAGCCCAGTCAAGGGGACATCTGATTGGAAAGAAGATACTAGTACCCCTCTCTTGGTTGATGAGCTAGGAAAATCTGAGACAAAGATGGAATGTCCTGGAGATCTGCCACAGGTTGATAATAATACACCTGGTCATGCTGATGATGATCTTTGTTGCAGCACTGATGATTCTTCTGGTGATGAACAGCCGGCCACTGTTAATGAAGTTGATTTTAAAGTGTCTACTCTCACTTCAGCTTTTGCAAATTGCAGcattattcaaaatttgtGCTGGTTGCTAAAGTTTTATAGGAGCAATTCCATTAATACAAATCACTACATTTTAGGCATGTTGCGGAAGATCACTGATGACCTTGAGCTTGCTCCCATGCTTTATCAG TTGTCACTCCTCACAACATTTTATGACATCCTGGAAGAGCAGAAGTCATGTCCAAGTGAGGAGCATGCAGATATTGTTGGTTTTATTACGAGTTTGGTTAGAAACAtgctaaaaaaaatgaagaaccaGCCCCttctttttattgaaattctcTTCTGGAAGACACGGAGAGAATGTCATTACATTAATGCTGAATATTTATTGCATGAGCTGGGACATTGGAAGAAAGGAAGTAAGACTCAAGACAGTGCTCCTCGAAATGGTGAAATTGGGTCCTCAGAGGCCAGTGAATGGGTTGGCAGAAGCATAGCAGATGCACTGGGTGAGGATGAAGCTGATGTAGTGATCTCTCATGAGCGAGGACATCTGAA TGAATCTGGCTGGTGCAGTGGGGAAAAttccatggaaaataaaactggaaagattaatgaaagaaagagaaggctTGTTCTCAATGATGACATGGAGACAAAACTCAAGGAACTTTATGAGAA CTTCAAAGATCATCCGAACTGTATCCGTCTTATTGCGGAATCCCTAGATCCCGATGGTGGAATTTTGCCTGCTCAAGTTTCTAACAAGCTTAAACAGCTAGGACTTAAAGTTGCACCAAAGAAAAGGACACGGGGTTCTGATCAACAGGGGGATAAAAGCACTCTTCACGATTCAAATGATTTAGAAGGAAGTTCACAAAGGCAACCTTT GAACACCAGAAAAAGAGTACGTGCCTTTAGCAAGGATCAGGAGGCAATGATTAAAGATTTGTTTGAGCA GTATAAAGACCATAGGAGGTGTAGTTACATGATTGCAAATGCCCTGGATGCTGATAATATGTTTACTGCTGCCCAAGTTTCACGCAAACTCAAGCAACTTGGTTTACATGTTCCTCGGCAGAAAAGGTCTGAAGATAACATGCATTTGAGGGATGAGGAACTAAATGACTTATCTGCAGATGAAACATGTGACTCCGACAATGAGACATTGCTGTCATTTAGGAACAG AAACAAGGATAAGGATAGATTGTTCAGTCAAGAGTTTCCAGCGCAGAATGTGGAAGGAAGAATATCAGATGATACTGATGATAAAACCTTAAGCTCTGTTCTCAA GAAAACTAGGAAGCTGCCTTTAAATTCAAAGAATGAGAAGCTTGCAACAATAACTACAAGGGAGAGGATAGACAAAACATCTGAAGTTGTAGTTGCAAATGATGTGACTGAAAA TGATGGAAGCAACCAGTTCAGTGAGATTGATGTCATATTTCACCAAGAGAGCAGGGACACTGTAAATCTGTCACGTGTTTCAACTGAGAACATTGAGGGTGAGTTGGCACATCAGCAAGCAGAAGATGAGTTGGCTGACTCAGGGGATGATGTAGCGTCTGGTTCATTTGTAGAAAGTACCATAAATAGAAGGAAACTGAGGATGGTAATTGATCCTGAAGATGATGACTAG
- the LOC18605676 gene encoding protein timeless homolog isoform X2, with translation MDMEGLSVICASLGILEEDQTTKQIVYTKGEHCLDALKDLLRFLRRDNPETREVFKQVCRWNIVSKNLIPIIEHWQHDRNLVLNAVKVLVFLSMPIEPSSSDVPQQIEYLWDIKFSLTGSDAVAVIVSLLEGPLENLEYEVFTEDDWKLVQLVVTLFRNVLAIQDFSLLQKAGQFLSLRDRFLELLFRENVMELIIVITQHIGGSRGYLRQDNLLLLETFHYIFMNQDPELLSKAHLKGSTEGGDAKACIDDLKSIMEEEAKKRRVSRLHHTGRHSQFSGTFTRLTMDGSTAVYKGNPDSASQNVLLKSHKGHGISTQKIVRGHGQLPSTRNNILELLHDFVNQFLSGGYNVLMKSIREDIEKEHHAIQKGDIIVFFKVAEFVTSFQYHKFLTSKPTVENPTPEVSADKCADSTFFKGDICGPIAASMNESMFQLVISRWRNAFEGLKETNDYKFLSAASSLMKNMIRMLDLVLNLFPEDSKEPRTARMLLYKLFYDQTDQGMTQFLLNLIKMFNSRKQPKSDLADLVEMMHLIIQLMENLQARGSLRVSKKSRKGRKKKVVSDNVTKSEQFEDHAAAPDGVGTSVCEQSAAYVSEKESPVKGTSDWKEDTSTPLLVDELGKSETKMECPGDLPQVDNNTPGHADDDLCCSTDDSSGDEQPATVNEVDFKVSTLTSAFANCSIIQNLCWLLKFYRSNSINTNHYILGMLRKITDDLELAPMLYQLSLLTTFYDILEEQKSCPSEEHADIVGFITSLVRNMLKKMKNQPLLFIEILFWKTRRECHYINAEYLLHELGHWKKGSKTQDSAPRNGEIGSSEASEWVGRSIADALGEDEADVVISHERGHLNGENSMENKTGKINERKRRLVLNDDMETKLKELYENFKDHPNCIRLIAESLDPDGGILPAQVSNKLKQLGLKVAPKKRTRGSDQQGDKSTLHDSNDLEGSSQRQPLNTRKRVRAFSKDQEAMIKDLFEQYKDHRRCSYMIANALDADNMFTAAQVSRKLKQLGLHVPRQKRSEDNMHLRDEELNDLSADETCDSDNETLLSFRNRNKDKDRLFSQEFPAQNVEGRISDDTDDKTLSSVLKKTRKLPLNSKNEKLATITTRERIDKTSEVVVANDVTENDGSNQFSEIDVIFHQESRDTVNLSRVSTENIEGELAHQQAEDELADSGDDVASGSFVESTINRRKLRMVIDPEDDD, from the exons ATGGACATGGAGGGTTTATCGGTGATCTGCGCCAGTCTCGGCATCCTCGAAGAAGATCAGACAACGAAACAGATCGTATACACAAAGGGCGAGCACTGTCTAG ACGCTTTGAAGGATTTACTGAGGTTTTTAAGACGGGACAATCCAGAAACGCGAGAAGTATTTAAGCAAGTTTGCAGATGGAATATTGTTTCAAAAaacttgattccaatcatagAACATTGGCAACATGATCGGAATTTGGTATTAAATGCAG tgaaagttttagtttttctttcaatGCCTATTGAGCCTTCCTCCAGTGATGTCCCTCAACAGATAGAGTATCTTTGGGACATAAAATTTTCTCTTACGGGCAGTGATGCTGTTGCAGTTATAGTTTCTCTACTTGAAGGTCCACTTGAAAATTTGGAATA TGAAGTATTCACGGAGGACGACTGGAAATTGGTCCAGCTGGTAGTCACCTTATTTCGCAACGTTCTTGCTATCCAAGATTTTTCATTGCTACAAAAGGCTGGCCAATTTTTATCGTTGAGAGATAGATTTCTTGAACTTTTGTTCCGTGAGAATGTAATGGAGTTAATTATAGTTATAACTCAGCATATTGGTGGTTCTCGTGGCTATCTTCGTCAGGATAACTTGCTTCTATTAGAAACTTTTCATTACATATTCATGAATCAAGACCCAGAGTTACTTTCCAAAGCTCATTTGAAGGGTTCTACG GAGGGTGGAGATGCCAAGGCTTGCATTGATGATCTCAAGTCCATCATGGAAGAGgaagcaaagaaaagaagggTTTCAAGACTCCACCATACCGGTCGTCATTCACAATTTAGTGGAACATTTACCCGGCTTACTATG GATGGTTCTACAGCAGTGTACAAGGGAAACCCTGATTCTGCTTCTCAAAATGTTCTGCTTAAATCTCATAAAGGCCATGGGATTTCAACTCAAAAAATTGTGAGGGGACATGGACAATTACCTTCAACAAGGAATAATATTCTGGAACTGCTTCATGATTTTGTGAACCAGTTTCTTTCAGGAGGCTACAACG TATTGATGAAATCTATTCGTGAGGATATTGAGAAGGAACATCATGCAATTCAGAAGGGTGACATCATTGTTTTCTTTAAGGTTGCTGAGTTTGTTACTTCTTTTCAATATCACAAGTTTTTGACCTCTAAA CCAACTGTCGAAAATCCTACACCTGAAGTTTCTGCTGATAAATGCGCTGATAGCACATTTTTCAAAGGTGACATATGTGGACCGATTGCAGCATCAATGAATGAATCAATGTTCCAACTTGTGATTTCAAGATGGCGTAATGCATTTGAAGGCTTGAAGGAAACTAATGATTACAAGTTTCTATCCGCAGCAAGttctcttatgaaaaatatg ATCCGTATGTTGGATTTAGTGCTTAACTTATTTCCAGAGGATTCTAAGGAGCCTCGGACAGCTCGTATGCTTCTTTACAAGCTATTTTATGATCAGACTGACCAAGGGATGACCCAGTTCCTTCTGAATCTAATCAAAATGTTCAACTCTCGCAAGCAACCCAAAAG tGATCTTGCAGATTTGGTAGAAATGATGCATTTAATTATCCAGCTCATGGAGAATCTTCAAGCACGTGGCTCGTTAAGG GTTTCTAAAAAATCAAGGaaggggaggaagaagaaagtaGTTAGTGACAATGTTACCAAAAGTGAACAGTTTGAAGACCATGCTGCTGCACCAGATGGGGTTGGGACCTCAGTTTGTGAACAGTCAGCAGCATATGTCTCAGAAAAAGAGAGCCCAGTCAAGGGGACATCTGATTGGAAAGAAGATACTAGTACCCCTCTCTTGGTTGATGAGCTAGGAAAATCTGAGACAAAGATGGAATGTCCTGGAGATCTGCCACAGGTTGATAATAATACACCTGGTCATGCTGATGATGATCTTTGTTGCAGCACTGATGATTCTTCTGGTGATGAACAGCCGGCCACTGTTAATGAAGTTGATTTTAAAGTGTCTACTCTCACTTCAGCTTTTGCAAATTGCAGcattattcaaaatttgtGCTGGTTGCTAAAGTTTTATAGGAGCAATTCCATTAATACAAATCACTACATTTTAGGCATGTTGCGGAAGATCACTGATGACCTTGAGCTTGCTCCCATGCTTTATCAG TTGTCACTCCTCACAACATTTTATGACATCCTGGAAGAGCAGAAGTCATGTCCAAGTGAGGAGCATGCAGATATTGTTGGTTTTATTACGAGTTTGGTTAGAAACAtgctaaaaaaaatgaagaaccaGCCCCttctttttattgaaattctcTTCTGGAAGACACGGAGAGAATGTCATTACATTAATGCTGAATATTTATTGCATGAGCTGGGACATTGGAAGAAAGGAAGTAAGACTCAAGACAGTGCTCCTCGAAATGGTGAAATTGGGTCCTCAGAGGCCAGTGAATGGGTTGGCAGAAGCATAGCAGATGCACTGGGTGAGGATGAAGCTGATGTAGTGATCTCTCATGAGCGAGGACATCTGAA TGGGGAAAAttccatggaaaataaaactggaaagattaatgaaagaaagagaaggctTGTTCTCAATGATGACATGGAGACAAAACTCAAGGAACTTTATGAGAA CTTCAAAGATCATCCGAACTGTATCCGTCTTATTGCGGAATCCCTAGATCCCGATGGTGGAATTTTGCCTGCTCAAGTTTCTAACAAGCTTAAACAGCTAGGACTTAAAGTTGCACCAAAGAAAAGGACACGGGGTTCTGATCAACAGGGGGATAAAAGCACTCTTCACGATTCAAATGATTTAGAAGGAAGTTCACAAAGGCAACCTTT GAACACCAGAAAAAGAGTACGTGCCTTTAGCAAGGATCAGGAGGCAATGATTAAAGATTTGTTTGAGCA GTATAAAGACCATAGGAGGTGTAGTTACATGATTGCAAATGCCCTGGATGCTGATAATATGTTTACTGCTGCCCAAGTTTCACGCAAACTCAAGCAACTTGGTTTACATGTTCCTCGGCAGAAAAGGTCTGAAGATAACATGCATTTGAGGGATGAGGAACTAAATGACTTATCTGCAGATGAAACATGTGACTCCGACAATGAGACATTGCTGTCATTTAGGAACAG AAACAAGGATAAGGATAGATTGTTCAGTCAAGAGTTTCCAGCGCAGAATGTGGAAGGAAGAATATCAGATGATACTGATGATAAAACCTTAAGCTCTGTTCTCAA GAAAACTAGGAAGCTGCCTTTAAATTCAAAGAATGAGAAGCTTGCAACAATAACTACAAGGGAGAGGATAGACAAAACATCTGAAGTTGTAGTTGCAAATGATGTGACTGAAAA TGATGGAAGCAACCAGTTCAGTGAGATTGATGTCATATTTCACCAAGAGAGCAGGGACACTGTAAATCTGTCACGTGTTTCAACTGAGAACATTGAGGGTGAGTTGGCACATCAGCAAGCAGAAGATGAGTTGGCTGACTCAGGGGATGATGTAGCGTCTGGTTCATTTGTAGAAAGTACCATAAATAGAAGGAAACTGAGGATGGTAATTGATCCTGAAGATGATGACTAG